The following proteins are co-located in the Sphingomonas panacis genome:
- a CDS encoding NUDIX hydrolase produces MRSQLLAWWHEQRAPRAIQIAAALIDDDAGRLLLVRKAGTEWFMQAGGKIENGESPLSALRRELSEEIGLVLADDDARYLGRYSAPAANEPGHTVEAEVFHVRMQHDPATRSEIEEAVWVDRVTATTMPLAPLTRNYILPLSRTL; encoded by the coding sequence TTGAGATCGCAACTGCTAGCATGGTGGCATGAGCAACGAGCCCCCCGCGCGATCCAGATAGCAGCCGCTTTAATCGACGACGATGCAGGCCGTTTGCTGTTGGTCCGCAAGGCAGGGACCGAGTGGTTCATGCAGGCCGGCGGTAAGATAGAGAACGGCGAGAGCCCTTTGAGTGCCCTCCGTCGCGAACTAAGCGAGGAGATCGGGCTGGTATTGGCCGATGACGATGCACGCTATCTCGGTCGCTATTCCGCACCCGCTGCCAACGAACCCGGGCATACCGTCGAGGCCGAGGTCTTTCATGTGCGGATGCAGCATGACCCGGCTACGCGGTCGGAAATTGAGGAGGCCGTATGGGTCGATCGCGTCACCGCTACGACGATGCCCTTGGCACCTTTGACCCGCAACTACATCCTGCCACTGTCCCGCACGCTCTGA